ATTGTTTGTGAGTCAACTACTGCACTGCTTGCACCAAACCATTGGCCTCCGTAGCCACTGAatctgtgtgtggggtggggtgggtggtgattgagtgggtgggtggtagTGGTGATTGAGTGATAACAGTGACAATAACTTTTGTAACAATGAAACCTGGTGgatgtaataaagaggtggcctgctaacacagctCCAAACACAtactatggagactttggggccatTATAGAGGGTGTAATAGACACTGTATTTCACGGAAGTACATAATAAAATGAAATTCTAGACTATAGGAAGCGAACAGGTTTTAATGTCAATAGGGTGGGGTAATGGGTTGGGATGACAACGACAAAACTACAAAACTAATGGTTACCAGCAACTCACCATTTAGAGAAGGTGATACAGAAACAGAAGAGCTACTTTGAGAATCAGATGCTAATGCTGCATGTGAGGAAATACAACGGTCATACAATCGTACACACAAATACTGGCATATACTAGGTACTGTATCTAATTGCGTACCTGATGCAGGTACTGATAATTGTCTCCGTGGCGACGAAGGTGGTGTGAAGCCGTCGACAGGGGGTGCAGCAGACgtgtctgtggggggtagtcaCATGACAAATATTAGCCTTGTTTTGATAATTAGATGGCCAGTGaaaaatgtatgtatatatatgtagaaGGTTtcaaatacatgtagcacCAAAATGTTGTGATGGAAGAGCAGTTCTATCTGCCCTAACTCGTATTAAACACgtagtagctataattatagagggacCAACCCTAACCCAAGGAACAtaagtagctacatgtataaagggACTAACCTGAACCCAAGGAGACAGTCGTAGGGGACGGTGAAATGGGCTCTGTAGAAACAGTAGCGAACAAAGTCAGTGTGAAGTcttgtgataattatggcagTATTGAAAGAATGTAAAATAACTCACTGAAGTTGTTGAAGTTGCTGTATTTATCGTTAGGAGCCGATTTCCTCTTTACTCTGTTGAGGGGGCTCGGTGGATTTCTACGCAGCTGCACAACTGCAGGGAGAGAGTTTTAGATAATTTGGGGTCCCAAAGTGTGAAGAAGTTCTAGAACAACCTCAACATTCAATGCACTGctcgtactgtacatagtaGCCAAATACAAAAAGCTGAACAAAACCGGTATGCAAAGTAGTATAGGTAAATCTAGGATATCACTATAGACACCCAGTCAATGACTCAGATATTTGACAACAGTCAGAAACATACATAAAAGTTTGCAGTGAGTAAAAACAGAGAATTGGCACCAAAGATGGCAAAGCTAAACTGTATGTGACCCTCAGTATACAACTAAGGGACTAAGGCTGTCACTATGATCCAGTACCCACCTCTCTCACTGCTCTCCGCTATTCTCTCGAGGAGGTCCTCTTCTTGAACCACGTACTTTCTTTCTAAATGTTTCCTCACCATCTTCAGCATGCGGTGCTGCAGAGGAACAGAGAGGGCTCAATAAACAAAAAcagtatctacatgtacgatGCACACACGACTATGCAGCGTGTAGGACTTGCTTTAGGAAGAAGTCAATTGATACCATGTTATTACTGTACATATCACATTGTCAACTGAAGGTAACACGCTCGTAATAACAGTCATAAGTCATTCCGTCCCTACTGTGTCATTTTTTATACGGTCAAGTAACCTTgaggcataatttggtaaAGGTCCTTGTATTGCATGAAAATCCTTGCGTTGTATGCAATATACAGGTAGTTCGCCTATACAGATATCAACAGACTAAAAGTGCACAGTCATATCCACGATGCACTCACGTGTGTGTAGACTTCCTTGAGCACGTTGTCAGTGATGGTGGCCATGTTGGTGGACTTGTTTCTAAGTCTGATCGAATGGTGAATGCTTTTTAACATGCCCCCAAGCTTACCGAGGTCTACCTGCGGAGGGTCgggctgtggggggggggaggtgtaGGATATAATATCaattggtacatgtatacttgcCCCATGAGTTCACAGAAACAAATATCATAACCTATGACAGTGTAACATATTATAATGGGTATGTGGGGCCCTGTTTGCATGACAATACCAAGTTTCAAAACTATACGCGGGGTCTGCCAAATTATGGAAATTTAAGCAGTttaagggggagggggggtggtcTAATAATCTACAGTGCATGAACACTCACAATGATGGGCTGCTGACAGTAGGTCTTAATGAGTCGTATCTGTCTGGCCAGCATTCTCAGTTTCTCAAAGTTGACGAGCCCCTTGACTTGTGACTCGTTGCCATCAAACAAGAAGGTGAGGTCTTTCTTTATGATGGGGAAGAATGGGATGAGTGGTGGAGGAGTGCTTCGCTGGAGCTCACGGTACTTGGCCATGTTATGGAAAGGATTCATGAAGCCTGACATGTCCTGTGATTATAAGGACAAATAGAACAGAAAATGAAAGTGAATGATGTTTGGGCACATCTGAAAATGTGAAAGAACTCTCAAAGAGCTGCAAGAATTGAACTCGAGTATTCTTAGAGACGGCTGCCCTAAAACTGTATTCAACACACAATTGATGTCAAGTTGTGTAGGTACTGTACCTCCATAGACTTCTTGTGTTTGGAGGGCACCTTCTCCCAGGAGCTCTTCTGTCGAGAGACCAGCCCGTGGTGGAGACCACTCAGAATGTGGAACATGGAGTTGTAGTTTCTCTGATCCTTACAGCATCCTAGCGAgggtgtgggagtgtgtgtgtgggttgttGTATGGTAACGTTTGGGTTGTGCAAAGCACACACCTTGTATGCAATGTGTGACACATAATGGACGATTAGCTCACAGCAAATAATGTTACGACTCTAATAcagcacacgtacacatacaaaAACTATAACCAGAAACTGCATGGAACACTATGGGACTGGTAACAATTATGCAATGTGCAGGCAGGCAGGCAGATGACTCACTGGCTATCTTGATGAACTGTTTCATGAGCTTGGCCCTCATGTCCGATCGTGTTTCACTGACAACCATTGTCACCACCCAGTACATCTCGTCGTTGGGGATCTACATGTCATGTATGTGATGTCATACTGCATCATCAAACACTCCAAAATAAGGACAACTACACtttacagtgaaacctgtctttacatgtatgtaagcaggtcaccctctaaaatacagccaggttaatggggcccaaagtctccatagcatgattatgtgttagcaggccacctctttataaCAGCCACTGTGGGTCTGCTCAGCTATAGACGGTTTTCACTGGACTAATTGGTATATTCCTCAACAGGGAAATAAAATTTAAAATGTGAACCTAAGGAAAAGGAAAAGGAAACGGAGAAGTACTAGCTAGCCTCTCTCAAACTCTGCACAACAGTTTTATAAAACGCTGTACGTAGATGTACATGGCTTCAATCACAATAATTCTCAGTTGCTCACATTCTCAAACCTGGACAGGTTCTGTTTGGCCTGTTGGTCTCGATTCCTCCACAGGTCAGCTATGTACTCACGAGAGTCTATGCTGCAAAACACCACCGAGTCCTGGATGAAAACAGACTAGTTTCAGGGCACGTAGAAAAGTGTTGAAAGTTTGGGTAGCACACATAGGGAATGGTCATCACATTTAGAATTGAATTTGTTCTGGCAATGTAGAGAACAATACTATGAGTGAACTCACGGCTCGTGTGAGCTCCTCTGCCACCTGCTTTGGTGAGAGGCTGAGGATGTGCTCCCACAGTCGACTCTCCTTCACAATGTgctggaggggaggggagggggggggcaatGTTAATACGAGGGGCAGTTACAGCATTGGTTTAAGGGGAATATAATTAGTTGCATGCAAGAGTCCGGTAGAAAATAGCAATAGCTTTTCGATGTCCGGACACAacgtacacacatgtatacagttaattataagcactgaATATTGAAATGGGCTAGAGCCTTATAAATCGTCAAGTCATCAATGTTTGCAACACAAACATATACAACAGCAATTCACCTCGGCTTCTTCGTCCTGTACCAACGTGCCGTGGAAAGCTCTTTCTTTCAGATAATACCTGGGCAACAATATAATGATTGATATACACACAATTACAGAATGTTGCGCGTTTTTGAAGATAACCACGATCTCAATTTTGAACCCTCAATCTTACCTGCTTCCGAGGCCAATATAGTTGGCAAGGTCTGTCAAGTGATTAGGGAGCACTGAGTTACGTATTGGGCCGTTCCTACTGTCCACAGTCACCATACAGATACAGTACTCACTGCaaagggagggggggggcaagGAATGAATACGTGTGCTAGTTCACACCAAGTGTGCTTGTTTGTGCCTCCATTAAACCAATTTGTAACAACACTACTGCAAGTACGTAGAATACTACAAAAGTGTATACAGAGCAGGGATTATAAATAAGAGCCGAAAGCTACAATGTGTACCTTGATGGTGAGACGACAAACTTGTCAGGATAGAACTCCTTCACTGATCTGCTGATCAAGTCAGCTATTGTAGTCGACTAGAGAAAATTATACTGATCACTCATGATTCGggacacatcacacacacagtaagaTGCTGAAACACATTCAATACAAAcataatgcatacatgtacatacatgtatacacagtaAACTGCTACTATAGCCATACTGGATGGTACCGGTGACACACAGCCTACACCCATCAACTCTATCCCTCCACTTACTGGAGAGATATCCAGGTACTTGTGTGAGTGGTCAGGGAGGTACAATTTCACTACGGCATCGACAATCTTCCCGGCAGCACCCCCCTTCCCGTTACCCCCTGGAGAGCTCAGAGAGTGAAGGTCCTCCATCGAAATTGCTCTTTTAGTTAGAGGGTCACCTTCCGAGGTAGATGGAATAATCAATCAATAATGACTTACACTACACAACAACTAGGCGTAAAATACTATTTTCATATACGGGTACAGGCAAAACAATTAGTCACGTACAAATCATAATTTTGTATTGAACCTATAGACCTTTTGTGTtccaaagtacatgtacgtgtgtgtgtataattatagggatgaTTCAGACGACTTAACTACATTGTTAAACCTTTCTTTCTACCTTTCTTTCCTCTACCTTTGTCTCCTTTCCCATCGGACAAGTTCTCTGTCGAATTTTTTCGACTTTTACGACTTTTTTTCAAAGCTTTAAGGGGGGCGGGGCCGGTGGTGCCATCATGTGAGTCCGTGGTCACAATAGCGGAGGAACTCGATCGAGGGCCGAGCTTGAACTTTCTGAATTTATCCAAAGAGGATAGCTTTCCAGTAAAGGCCGTTAGTGGTTTCATTATGTGCTGtgggaagtacatgtaggGTGGGATAAAGACTACTGCACTGTGCAATGCATGTGGCGGGTATAAATTATTTTCAATCTCACGAATTGCATGAGGGGGAGTGAGTGAGGGATATTCGTACATTAACACTAGTTGGGCTGCTGCTTTCTGCCAACATTTTATCTAGACCCTCGAAACGTTATCTGCCACACGGTAATATAGTATACAGTGGGCACGATAATATTTTCATGCACTGTGTCAAATACTCACCGGGCCCTTTTTCTTTGGCTTTGGGGAACTTGGAGCTGGAATGAATGTAAATGATACTATTATCGAAGGCTATTGCATAATGAATATATACACTATGGTCCATTCCAACATGCTGTAGCAGACACAGTACAAAGATTACACTAAATGTACGTATATAAAGCCAACTTCAAAATGCCAATTTTGTAAATAAGACTCTatctacatctacatgtacgtactagAGTTACTTTTACAAATGTAATAGCTACACAATGTATTGTAAGGGAGCTCACTCTTGCCCGAAGATTTCCCGTTTGTGGCGGCAGGTTTGGAATCTGAGTTACAGCGTGCCATAGGAATGAGGGGGACCATTGGTGCGGGGGCGGGAGATTTGGACGAGTactgtgtgagggtgtgtgtgtgggaggggatAAACAATGTGAAAGTTGATATACTCTATTTGCATGCAATAGTGGCCAGGGCTTCTAATTCTAATTTCTTTGATTGAGACGAGCAGGCCATTGAGACACAGACTTCTATTCAAGATATACTATAACACTACACATGCATTACACTCACATCAGCTGGTACTTTTGGAGGGTCTGCCACAAACGTTCTGAACTCTGGGAAGGTAACAACATATAGTCATGCACACTCACAACAACACACCCCAGGCTGTATTGCTGTGGCTAACGGAGATACCTACCAGGGAGGTTGGACTTGACTTTGAGGGACAGCTTGTAGTTTTTACGCAATGTGGACAACACCTGTGGCAGGAAAATAGTGTAATACTCAGAACATCACATGATTGAGCGGTCCAATCACAACACAGTACTCCAACAATTAAGACAACATACTCATTACCAcagagtacatgtattgtacctGATTCAGCTCCTTCTTAATACAATTTCCATCATTTATCTCCAATATCTGAATAGAAATTGATACAACAATTAAACTAGTACACACATTAACAGTGACACATACATTGCATGGACACACAAAGCAAGGTCAACCCCTATACCCTAAGTTACACTCTTTATTCatccattgtacatgcatgagacatAAACCCAGGTATAAGGACAAAATCAGGCAAGGAAAGCTATTAGGGAACGTTAGTTTTGAGTGAATATGTAGTGATCACCTGATCTCCTAGTCTAAGCCCCGCCTTCTCTGACATTGACCCTGGCTCGACCTTTGACACAAACACGGGATGCCCGACCTCCCATCCTCCCACCACCTCAAACTCCAGTGGAGAGTTGGTACCTGCTCGATCCtataagggggggggggggagtgtgtacatgtacattgtatatcgCAATGTTTTGTAagcataaaaattataattatggcatcgCAAAAATAAGATCGCGAAGCCTATACCAGTACTTGCGGTATGACATCAAGACCCTTGCCTGATCGCAAAAGTTGGATTGCATAGTGTCAAATGTTCTGctaatttggctcattcgcaaaacattgtagtacatcaacatgtacatgtatgtagtaaTACAGCAGCCTGTTACCTGCATGGCTatgtctacactgtacatgtgtgctcACCAGCTCAATGCCTGTTACCTGCATGGCTatgtctacactgtacatgtgtgctcACCAGCTCAATGCTCCTGGTGGCAGCTCGTGATGATCTCAGTTTATCCAGAGTCCtcttctcactgagcttgccctGAGAGAAAGAGAGACAACAATCAACAGTCAGCACACACTCATTATCAGCTATTTTAGAGAGAATTAACTGAGCTAAAGACTATCTAAATTGGAAAGTATACAACTGTAACTTATGTATACACTATGCAATTGATCTCTTTCAGCTGTACCCCTGCTTCAGTACATACGAAATAATGTAAACAAACTATGAAATTGGATCCTCAAAACTAAACGCACACACTACTAACAATGTAGTATTGATCAACTCAATTGACTCACGTCTTCTACGAGTCGTATCTCGAACCAGTCCAGGAAGTCCAACATCTCTGTCATCTCCTCGAACTCAGAGTATTGTTCTGCCACCCAGTATGTCAGTATCACCGTCACCTGTACACACAGGCACAAGGTATACACAGCGTAAATCATATTATTGGTAACAACTTgatatacttacatgtatacaacagCCGGCCTGACTTTAAGCTATACAAAAacatatgtacagtacagcacaGGTCAATAACCAACAGTACCTATTCAACTGTGTATGGGTAGATACAGTAGAGAGGTACACTGTATAGTTGTTAGTTCTGATCTGTATACTTCAGGATAGTACTTAGAAGTACGGGTAATTGTAGCAAAGTTCATTGCCCACAAGAAATTTAATTCCACTGTaaataaaaaaacaaaaatacaAACCGTGCAATCTAGAATGACTATGAAAACAGTTAATCATGCACCAATAATGATGGCTAATACTTGCACAGACAGTTAGTAGCCAGAAGCAGCACCACTGCAGTCTATAACCCTCGGAATGACCTTACTAAGATGGCCAATGTGGCGGCGGCACTTCTCCGTATCGACTGTGGTCCAGAATTGTTTAATTCCTTCTATCAGCTCCGTCTTGGTTGTTGGTTTAACCTCTTGTTGTATATAATCCTTGAGCTCGTGCCATAAGTTTTCAATTGGGTTTAAGTCAGGGGATTCCGGGGGTGTGCGCCACCAGTTGATGGTCTCAGATTCAAAGAAGTTCTTGGCCTTTCGAGATGTATGCCTAGAATCATTGTCTTGCATGAACCTATGAGTTGAAGGGAAGTTCGATTGAATAAATGGAACCAAATGTCTACGAAGGATCTCTAGATAGAAATCCGTGTCCATTATCCCTTCAAAGATACATACTGCGGTCGCTCCCTTTTTACTGATGCCAGCCCATACTTGAACTTTTACGGGTTGCTTTGGTCTTGGTGTCAGTTTTCGAGCCTGGTCTTTTCTACGGAAAGCATGTCGGTGATGAGAATCAAGTTGGATCGAGGTTTCGTCACTCCAGATGACATCTTCAAAGTCATCCTTCTCCTGTATCTGCTGCACACACCATTCTAAACGCTTCACTCTGTTCGGTTCATGAATCATCTGACAGTATCGCGAGCCACGAAAGGTCCAACCTAACTCTCGCCGGTACTGTTTCAATGTAGTCAGACTAATACCTATACCACTGATATGTAGGACTTGCTGTAGTTGTGTGGCAGTAGTTTCACTGTCACTCTGCATTTTGGCTTCTACAATGCACTTCACTTCAGGAGTGATCTTGGTCTTTCTTCTAGAGCCAGATTTTCGTAAAACAGATTTATTACTTCGGTAGTACGACAAAAATTTGCTGACAGACTGACGAGACAAGTCCACTTCATACATCTCTTGAAGGTGGCTAGATATGTAACCTGCTGTCCATCCTTTACTTGCAAGATAGAGAATTGTATGCTTAATGTAATGACTGACTTCGGCCATCACTTTTCTTTTCTGACAAAAATAATTCTAGACtgtatgtagatctagagcAGGCAAGATAATGATTGTGCTTATATTTGGCCACAAGTACCTTATCTACTCACTCCCACACTACCCTACTACCCTATGTAAGTACCTGTACTACCCTTAGGTACCCGTATACTACCTCAAGTACCCCTACTACTACCCTAAGTACCCCTACTACTACCCCAAGTACCCCTACTACTACCATCTACCCGTGCTACCCATATTCACATTTACAATAGGTAAGTACTACACTACTAGGTATACATGGAATTTCGGTTCAGATACcaaagtactataattatgggtctTGTAGATCCCGAAATGTTTTTATTGACCAATATTTTAACTGCACACATTGCACTCTATGTTTAGACGCCTTCTCCAACTGACTCGCTACCGCTACCAAAACAGTTCACTAGTGACCCTATACCGTACACCAGGTTTTGAACACGAGAGTCGGAGACTATCTGCCCCCTGAAAGAAACCCAGCCAACCTACCCTCTCTCTCTGCTCAGGCATTCCTTCGACCCAAGCCTTCTTGAGCTGATCCACTACGAccaggggggaggggaggaaGGTCTTGTACGTGAGCAGGAAGTCCTTCATAAACAAATCGTCCACTGTCTCCTCACAGAGGTTCTTCAAGAGCTCCTCCGGGGTCGCCTGTGGGTGTGTATGGGGGGAGGGGTACATCGAGTAACAAGCTACAACTGTATTGCCAGCAAGTCCCAAGTGTACTGTccaagcatattgcactgctgagaATGAACACGGTACATTTACACAATCAATGCTTATGTCTTAAACACTGCATATCATTGAATAACAGCTAAAAATAACGTGGACAGTAATGGACTAATCCTccttaattatgtacatgcacgtggGTGGGTTGAAGCCATACTAAAAACCACGCAGCCTTACACAAAATACATCTAGACTCTTAGTGACTTTGAATGCCTATCTGCCAttatccccctcccccacatacacacccatCCGTACCTGTACAATAAAGTAGCCCTCCCTCTTGGCGTCCACGGCTCTCTTCTCCAACACTGCCACCAGCTCTCCGCCCACCTCCACTCTCTTCAGGTTCTCCTCTCCCTGAATCTGCACACGACTGTACTCCTCCAGGGTCACAAAGCAAAGCTGGAGGGGACAGATGGCTCGTTTGATAAAAGTAACAAAAAATAGGAATAGGTTACATCTCCTTCCAATAAAGAAAGTAACACTTCAAGTCTTGGCGATCATACTTTTGTGATGCCATAAGCACTCGCACTAACTTTACAAATATAAACCACTCATAAAAcattgtagctacatgtacatgataaaGACAAACATTGACAGAGTGTATAAGTGACTGAATGGCTTACAGTGCATGATTTCTCTGCTGTGAGCAGCTTCCCTCTCTGAGGGAGCACCTTGAGACTCTGGTTGATGCCAAACCTGGAGCACACACAGGGAGAAAACAGCACATGACCTTGAAATAATCAACACATACATTTATACTCTGGGAATAGAATATAGATTTCTGCTAACTACAAAATCCCATGGCTGTTTGTGTCCCAAGGCAACAAAATACCAGTACACGTATATCCTTTATATCGTACAGTGAATGACTAAACAGTCATACACATTAAGCACAGCACAACACATTAAATATGGTATGTAAGGATAGGCCATAACAGGATGCAGTAATTAGTGGCTAGAATGGGTGCAGACTATTGCGTCACTTCATAATCAGGTCAACCCTCTATTATTTATACAATAGCttatacagccaggttaatgggccccaaagtctccatagaatgtgtttggacctgtattagcaggccacctctaaTGGAGCCACTGTTGATCTGTTCAACGACAAGGGTGAATGGTAtaaacaggtttcactgtgACTTGTTTCATCACGTGGAAGCTACAGCAGTACGTACATTAAACAATCCATACAAGGCTCCAAAACACTATAAGATCACTTAGTGGATCAATCACAAGAGACAGCACATTAACAAGGCAACGGTGAGTATTGAGAGAGTTCACAGGACAACAAAGTCAAGACCTTGTACTAGCCTTGTCCACTACCACTCACATGATCAGCCATCATTGCATACACAAGCATCACAGACACGTACACATAATCAAGCAAAGGCTGAGACACGCAATGAAGTACTGCTAACAGTGGAAAATTGCTCTAAGTGCACACTAAAGTGGGAATAACTCAAACCACACCAAGAGATCTCCGAATCTCCTGCCTAAGAAATCACACCACCAGGTCCCACAAAGATCTCATACAAATGTAGGAAAAACCTCAAATCAACCAAACACTTTTGGTAACTCTGTTGGTTCCCACAAGGTACTGTTACTGTAGTACGGTACTCACGAGTCTCCAACGTGGTAGGTCCTGTCCGTGTCCGAGTCCCTCACCAGTCGCAGCTGACCGTTGAGCACTACATACCACTTGTCCACCTGAGGGAGGGGGCGGGACAAAGCCACAACAAGTAAAGTATGGCCTCaactatgtatacatgtaatacagtGAATCTGTCGATTAAGATACACTTTTGTGggaacagtataattataatcaagaCAATGTTGTAGAGAGGCTGTACTGTACTAGGAGGCTCTATGTACTGTATTTTATAGGTAGGTACATTTTAGGTATGGATCAAAGCACTAGCTAGTACTGTTCTTGGAGAGgcacttgtacatgtaaacagTGTCCCTAATTTGACAGCCTTTTATTAGAGGGTCCCACAGTCTAGTTATACATTATGTGATTGCTGTACACATCTCTACAACACCAAACCTACCTCTTCCCCGTTGTCAATGACGATGGAGCCCTCGTTCTCAAAGGTCTGCAGCATGAGTATCTGGAACAGGGCTTGTCGTATGTTGGACGTCATGTTGGTGAAAGCctgagggggtggaggttACAATAACTATACATTCCTCTTAAAATTGCATTTGAACAGCTGCTTAATTCAAACTATgagatgtgtacatgtattgacaATCAAGGCACAATAGTCTAGTTCACAATGGTTGCTTTGTTTGCATATTACGCTTCAATCACAttcagccacacacacacacacacagtaaacACAATCATGCCTTCGCATCACGTGACGTAACCAACCAACTCACTGGTATATACTGTAAGACGTCCATCACTCGCTCTGTGATAAGAACAACATTCAATAacacacaccatacatgtacgtctTGACAGTACTCATAAGGTCTACTATTGTAACAGCTTTACAGTAAGCGGTGCCGAGGGTcacacctacatgtaacaTGCAGCTGCTGTATGCCTCATCAAATATCGAGTACCGGGTGTGGTATGGCGAGAGCTGTCGCTATGATTGGGGATTTTTGAAACAATTATCTTTATTAATTACGATGAGAGACCGTTTTGGTGGGTGTTGACAGGCTCAATTAATCGTCAGTACATACCTTCTCACCACCTGGCTGGCTGTGCATACTCACGTGTACAGTAACTGCATGTttaggtacagtacacactggCTATTTCAGCTAAGATCACCTGTTTGTCACTTCTAAAATGAATCGAAATAGCAGTGCATATGTACAAGTAGGTacatatgcactggctagaagAGGAATCTTCGCTATTTCTCTTTAGGGAGCTAAGGTCACCACTTAGCCACTCTTGGAATTAACAAAACATGTGAAAAATTTAAAGTTCAAAATTAGGAGCAGAGATAATGCAAGTGTCAGTATAATGCAGTGTGCGTATGTAGCAAGCGAGTTCCATTGTAGTACAGTTGTGTAGCAACCCACTAATAGAAGTCATCCACTTATTATAGTATCCCCAACACTGACCTATGTCCTCCTCTGATCTGTCAGTGGGGGGCTTTGACAGCACCTCCAGCACAGCGTCCATACTGGTGGCACTGGAAGACTGCATGTGAGGACACAAACGtatcagctataattatacagagttAGTAATAAAAATACAAAAAACAGATGGTCAGTGGGTAGACGAAGCAACATGTAGTGGGattacagtgaaacctgtctaacCACAGTGGCTgtacagtagagaggtggcctgctaacatacGTTGATACCCACACACTATGAAGACAGTGGGGCTTATTAacttggctgtattatagagggtgacctggtATCTTAGATGTTCACTACACTGATTTACCTCTTCGGGGACAAAGTAGAAGTTAAAACTCATCTTATTAACTGTAGCACTATATTCTCTAAGGTATGAATACATCAACTACAAGTACAAGTACGAACTTGAAAATATCCTGGCTAGCTAACTATTAGTCACAATTCAATCAAGCCACACACTTAATCTTTAGTGTACTAAGATCTGCTGCAGTTAAGGCATTGGCTTGCACGGCTAATTTAGCTAACAATAGTGGCTACAAGTTGCTAAGTGGAGGTACAAGACtgctacatgcacacaccatacaGCCAGTTTATGTACTGTACTCCGTAACAATGCTATATTATATCTCACCTCTGATTGCACAGATTCCTCGTCATCAGAATCAACTGGAGAGAGAACCACACatttatacatacatactatgtacaatatacatacatgtatactgcacACACTCTACTTTATACAAACACTGTATATGAAGGATGAGGGACACAACTACACCTGGATAATTGCAGGGGAATCTCTTTCAATTTCCACCCCTGAAGAATGGCCAACTGAGGCCAGATCCAATGAACAGTGCATTCACA
This genomic stretch from Halichondria panicea chromosome 16, odHalPani1.1, whole genome shotgun sequence harbors:
- the LOC135349701 gene encoding rap guanine nucleotide exchange factor 6-like isoform X2, with translation MMSLEGDLVFTKRFVDCVKKPHSDRTPEDHDYICHTLKKLSEFEFYDSTQFKCVPDRLIYELHLKDTILYEAGALADCWYCVLTGSVMLSDTYLFSTGSSFGRCINLNQRDDRCHILEKTELLKINYSEEEMKRFAQRAAKMASKSPKASVDLTTSGEHSLSTTQVSTTAASTKAEDTVPPSGMTEGRSENVPLTKFESLLSRRKGSDGLELELHVATSTPPPDSTGSPRRTQVYPMSADVLSDRDSRSMSEERSPFFSFEEKKKSMSNDSLNKAMEHPVTFDLAIAGPTSSEVIVRSRDRRRERRASAPPTDHRIRDSVGSLDYLSESQVDSDDEESVQSESSSATSMDAVLEVLSKPPTDRSEEDIERVMDVLQYIPAFTNMTSNIRQALFQILMLQTFENEGSIVIDNGEEVDKWYVVLNGQLRLVRDSDTDRTYHVGDSFGINQSLKVLPQRGKLLTAEKSCTLCFVTLEEYSRVQIQGEENLKRVEVGGELVAVLEKRAVDAKREGYFIVQATPEELLKNLCEETVDDLFMKDFLLTYKTFLPSPLVVVDQLKKAWVEGMPEQRERVTVILTYWVAEQYSEFEEMTEMLDFLDWFEIRLVEDGKLSEKRTLDKLRSSRAATRSIELDRAGTNSPLEFEVVGGWEVGHPVFVSKVEPGSMSEKAGLRLGDQILEINDGNCIKKELNQVLSTLRKNYKLSLKVKSNLPEFRTFVADPPKVPADYSSKSPAPAPMVPLIPMARCNSDSKPAATNGKSSGKTPSSPKPKKKGPHIMKPLTAFTGKLSSLDKFRKFKLGPRSSSSAIVTTDSHDGTTGPAPLKALKKSRKSRKNSTENLSDGKGDKGDPLTKRAISMEDLHSLSSPGGNGKGGAAGKIVDAVVKLYLPDHSHKYLDISPSTTIADLISRSVKEFYPDKFVVSPSSEYCICMVTVDSRNGPIRNSVLPNHLTDLANYIGLGSRYYLKERAFHGTLVQDEEAEHIVKESRLWEHILSLSPKQVAEELTRADSVVFCSIDSREYIADLWRNRDQQAKQNLSRFENIPNDEMYWVVTMVVSETRSDMRAKLMKQFIKIARCCKDQRNYNSMFHILSGLHHGLVSRQKSSWEKVPSKHKKSMEDMSGFMNPFHNMAKYRELQRSTPPPLIPFFPIIKKDLTFLFDGNESQVKGLVNFEKLRMLARQIRLIKTYCQQPIIPDPPQVDLGKLGGMLKSIHHSIRLRNKSTNMATITDNVLKEVYTHHRMLKMVRKHLERKYVVQEEDLLERIAESSERVVQLRRNPPSPLNRVKRKSAPNDKYSNFNNFKPISPSPTTVSLGSDTSAAPPVDGFTPPSSPRRQLSVPASALASDSQSSSSVSVSPSLNDSVATEANGLVQAVQ